CATCTGCAGATACCAGGCACTCAGCCAGTCGTGCGGCTCGAACGGGTCGGGGTCGGCGACATGGAGCTGTACGGGCAGCTCGTCCACACTCGCACCCTCCGCGATGTCGGACGTTCCGTGCATGAGCAGCAGCCCGCGGGCCTTCTCGTCGCCCAGCGCGAGGTTCTGCGCGATCGAGCCCCCGAGGGAGAACCCCGCGTACACCAACCCCTCGTCCGAGTAGGGCGCGGCCGCCAGGACCGCGCGGCGCAGCAGCTCCTCCTGGCCGATCTTCTCCTTGAGCTCCCTGCCCTCTTCGACGGTCTCGGCGGTTTGCCCTTCGAAGAGGTCGGGCACGCGAACCTGGTGCCCGGCTGCGCGCAGCCGCTCGGCTGCCGCGTGCACCGCCGGACGCACACCGTAGACCGAATGAAAAAGCATGATGTTCATTCGGCCATCCTGCCAGTTGGTGTCTGAGTCAAACGGAGTCAAAGGGAGTCATGGAGAACGCACTGCGCCCGTTGACCGTGATCGGTGGCTCGGTCGTGCTCACCCTGCTGCTCGGCTGGGTCGTCGACCTGCTGCTGCGCCGGGCGGACGACCGCCACCCCGAGACCCCCTTGTGGGGGCTCCTGCGCCGCTGCCGGCTGCCCCTCCAGGTCGTCCTGCTCACCGCCCTGCTGAGAGGGTCCTACCGCGAGACGAAGTGGCGGCTCATCGAGAAGCAGGAGGCCGGCATCGGGCACATCCTGTCGCTGGTGCTGATCAGCGCCGGCGCCTGGCTGGTGGTACGCATCGTCTCCGCCGCCGTGGAGTCCACCTACGCCCGCTACGCGTCCTCGACCCGCGATCCGGCCCGGGTACGCCGGGTGCGTACGCAGGTCACGCTGATCATGCGGATCGTCATCGCGGTCGTCGTGGTGGTGGCGGTCGCCGCGATGCTGCTGACCTTCCCCGGCATGGAGAAGGTCGGCGCCTCGATGCTGGCCTCCGCGGGCATCATCGGCATCGTCGCCGGTGTCGCCGCACAGTCCACGCTCGGCAATCTCTTCGCCGGCTTCCAGATCGCCTTCGGCGACATGGTGCGGATCGGGGACACGGTGGTGGTGGACGGTGAGTGGGGGGTCATCGAGGAGGTCACGCTGACGTTCCTGGCGGTACGGACCTGGGACGAGCGGCGGATCACCATGCCGGTGTCGTACTTCACCAGCAAGCCCTTCGAGAACTGGTCACGCGGCGGGGCGCAGATGACCGGAACGGTCTTCTTCCATCTGGACCACTCGGCGCCGGTGGCCCTGATGCGCGAGAAGCTGCGGGACATCCTGCGGGAGTGCGCGGCGTGGGACGGCCGGGACTGGAGCCTGGCGGTCACGGACACCACGCCGAGCACGATGCAGGTACGGGCGGTGGTCACGGCCAAGGACGCCGACGACATCTGGACGGCGCGGTGCGCCGTACGGGAGCAGATGATCACGTGGCTGTGCGAGAAGCATCCGTACGCGCTGCCGCGGATCGCGACATCGCCGGGGGTGCTGCCGCCGGGTGTGCTGCCGCCGAACGGATCGTGGTTGGCCCGCCCGGAGCCCGCACCGGTCGTGGAGCCGGGTCCCGAGCGGAGCGACGGAGACCACGCCGGAGGAACGCAGCCGCGGACGGGCCGGGGCTGACGTCCGGTCGCCGCATTGCGTCCGCCGCACCCACCCGTCACCGCAGGCTGCGTACGTCGAGGTGCCGCAGGATCCGGTCCACCACCTCCGGGTCCGCGCCCGGTTCGTTGCGCGCCGAGAGCACCTCGTGGCGCGCCGCCGACAGCATCTCCCGCTGGATCCGCTGCACCGTCCTGAGGCGCTCCACCCGTTTCGCGAACCACTCGCGCCGCTCGTCGTCGACGATGTCCGGGCTGATCCTCGCCCCCATGTCGTACGCCGTGCGCAGCAGCCGTTCGCTGATGTCCTCGGGCAGGTCCTCCACCGCCTCGATCTCCCTGA
This portion of the Streptomyces sp. NBC_01750 genome encodes:
- a CDS encoding dienelactone hydrolase family protein, which encodes MNIMLFHSVYGVRPAVHAAAERLRAAGHQVRVPDLFEGQTAETVEEGRELKEKIGQEELLRRAVLAAAPYSDEGLVYAGFSLGGSIAQNLALGDEKARGLLLMHGTSDIAEGASVDELPVQLHVADPDPFEPHDWLSAWYLQMQRAGADVEIYRYPGAGHLFTDPGLPDYDEESAELTWRIALGFLETLQED
- a CDS encoding mechanosensitive ion channel family protein; the protein is MENALRPLTVIGGSVVLTLLLGWVVDLLLRRADDRHPETPLWGLLRRCRLPLQVVLLTALLRGSYRETKWRLIEKQEAGIGHILSLVLISAGAWLVVRIVSAAVESTYARYASSTRDPARVRRVRTQVTLIMRIVIAVVVVVAVAAMLLTFPGMEKVGASMLASAGIIGIVAGVAAQSTLGNLFAGFQIAFGDMVRIGDTVVVDGEWGVIEEVTLTFLAVRTWDERRITMPVSYFTSKPFENWSRGGAQMTGTVFFHLDHSAPVALMREKLRDILRECAAWDGRDWSLAVTDTTPSTMQVRAVVTAKDADDIWTARCAVREQMITWLCEKHPYALPRIATSPGVLPPGVLPPNGSWLARPEPAPVVEPGPERSDGDHAGGTQPRTGRG